A genomic window from Osmia bicornis bicornis chromosome 6, iOsmBic2.1, whole genome shotgun sequence includes:
- the LOC114881297 gene encoding uncharacterized protein LOC114881297 isoform X4, producing MPYNLKNKSRVFIPDSSDSDSNVTFYQKERLRHVKKIKRNLQTICDNDSPMMTGSDKKMGSQINIEASSSESDIIATNGLRRSRRTQTKVQAEYLYDFDSDSSASLMQNKRKLLRSSSTKKRAKKSGTIEVGSCSQVMESESTEKDSVIQNRENVSKPSSMKKQHNKSNTVEVTEDICNEKNYDDIDIIASCPIANIKEAKNEKEQDDHVDYKPYITKVLEDSKNRFTMFKSQITYLQEKFNKDEVVNLQDANNIIFVLTCIISKLKEELTDHQHNLMDAVIECRMQNSPNCIISSMHNERFLNNNHLQVQRKTHSPFNSDKLISTSVSRKRPLQMIKISRNILQPSDKNLVPHINLSGIHDRL from the exons ATGCCGTATAATTTAAA AAATAAAAGCAGAGTTTTTATACCTGATAGCAGTGACTCAGATTCTAATGTTACATTCTATCAAAAAGAACGATTACGACAcgtgaagaaaataaaaaggaactTACAAACAATATGCGATAATGATAGTCCCATGATGACTGGATCAGATAAAAAGATGGGGTCTCAAATAAATATTGAGGCCAGTTCAAGTGAATCAGATATCATTGCTACAAACGGGTtaagaagaagcagaaggaCACAGACAAAAGTTCAAGCAGAATATCTTTATGATTTTGACTCAGATTCATCTGCATCTTTAATGCAAAATAAAAGGAAGCTTTTGAGATCATCCAGCACCAAGAAGCGGGCCAAAAAAAGTGGTACAATTGAAGTTGGAAGTTGCAGTCAAGTAATGGAAAGTGAAAGCACTGAAAAGGACTCTGTAATTCAAAATAGAGAAAATGTCTCGAAGCCATCCAGCATGAAAAAACAGCACAATAAAAGTAATACAGTTGAAGTCACAGAAGATATATGTAATGAGAAAAACTATGATGACATAGATATTATAGCTAGCTGTCCAATTGCAAATATTAAAGAAGCAAAGAACGAAAAGGAGCAAGATGATCATGTAGATTATAAACCTTACATTACAAAGGTCTTGGAAGATTCAAAGAATAGATTCACCATGTTTAAATCACAGATCACTTATTTAcaagaaaaattcaataaagATGAGGTAGTAAATCTACAAGATGCCAATAACATAATATTTGTGCTGACTTGCATTATCAGTAAACTGAAAGAAGAATTAACCGACCATCAACATAATTTAATGGATGCTGTCATAGAATGCCGTATGCAGAATAGTCCTAATTGTATCATTTCAAGTATGCATAATGAACGATTTCTTAATAATAACCATTTACAGGTGCAAAGGAAAACACATAGTCCCTTTAATAGTGAcaaattaataagcacatcaGTCAGTAGGAAACGACCGTTGCAAATGATTAAGATTTCAAGAAACATTCTACAACCAAGTGATAAAAATTTAGTACCGCATATAAATC TTTCAGGAATCCACGATAGACTTTGA
- the LOC114881297 gene encoding uncharacterized protein LOC114881297 isoform X5 gives MPYNLKNKSRVFIPDSSDSDSNVTFYQKERLRHVKKIKRNLQTICDNDSPMMTGSDKKMGSQINIEASSSESDIIATNGLRRSRRTQTKVQAEYLYDFDSDSSASLMQNKRKLLRSSSTKKRAKKSGTIEVGSCSQVMESESTEKDSVIQNRENVSKPSSMKKQHNKSNTVEVTEDICNEKNYDDIDIIASCPIANIKEAKNEKEQDDHVDYKPYITKVLEDSKNRFTMFKSQITYLQEKFNKDEVVNLQDANNIIFVLTCIISKLKEELTDHQHNLMDAVIECRAKENT, from the exons ATGCCGTATAATTTAAA AAATAAAAGCAGAGTTTTTATACCTGATAGCAGTGACTCAGATTCTAATGTTACATTCTATCAAAAAGAACGATTACGACAcgtgaagaaaataaaaaggaactTACAAACAATATGCGATAATGATAGTCCCATGATGACTGGATCAGATAAAAAGATGGGGTCTCAAATAAATATTGAGGCCAGTTCAAGTGAATCAGATATCATTGCTACAAACGGGTtaagaagaagcagaaggaCACAGACAAAAGTTCAAGCAGAATATCTTTATGATTTTGACTCAGATTCATCTGCATCTTTAATGCAAAATAAAAGGAAGCTTTTGAGATCATCCAGCACCAAGAAGCGGGCCAAAAAAAGTGGTACAATTGAAGTTGGAAGTTGCAGTCAAGTAATGGAAAGTGAAAGCACTGAAAAGGACTCTGTAATTCAAAATAGAGAAAATGTCTCGAAGCCATCCAGCATGAAAAAACAGCACAATAAAAGTAATACAGTTGAAGTCACAGAAGATATATGTAATGAGAAAAACTATGATGACATAGATATTATAGCTAGCTGTCCAATTGCAAATATTAAAGAAGCAAAGAACGAAAAGGAGCAAGATGATCATGTAGATTATAAACCTTACATTACAAAGGTCTTGGAAGATTCAAAGAATAGATTCACCATGTTTAAATCACAGATCACTTATTTAcaagaaaaattcaataaagATGAGGTAGTAAATCTACAAGATGCCAATAACATAATATTTGTGCTGACTTGCATTATCAGTAAACTGAAAGAAGAATTAACCGACCATCAACATAATTTAATGGATGCTGTCATAGAATGCC GTGCAAAGGAAAACACATAG
- the LOC114881297 gene encoding uncharacterized protein LOC114881297 isoform X3: MPYNLKNKSRVFIPDSSDSDSNVTFYQKERLRHVKKIKRNLQTICDNDSPMMTGSDKKMGSQINIEASSSESDIIATNGLRRSRRTQTKVQAEYLYDFDSDSSASLMQNKRKLLRSSSTKKRAKKSGTIEVGSCSQVMESESTEKDSVIQNRENVSKPSSMKKQHNKSNTVEVTEDICNEKNYDDIDIIASCPIANIKEAKNEKEQDDHVDYKPYITKVLEDSKNRFTMFKSQITYLQEKFNKDEVVNLQDANNIIFVLTCIISKLKEELTDHQHNLMDAVIECRMQNSPNCIISSMHNERFLNNNHLQVQRKTHSPFNSDKLISTSVSRKRPLQMIKISRNILQPSDKNLVPHINQDVDEPENNDIDTIDARDKTGSHVSEVTLNTLNNNNTQKRSLSRINSIETTILPHRPAINTKKIFSSVKKDMFSTSMSNENLIQEIFNANDLNTNYRSKYTDEKLQMNCRVLIEKYRL, from the exons ATGCCGTATAATTTAAA AAATAAAAGCAGAGTTTTTATACCTGATAGCAGTGACTCAGATTCTAATGTTACATTCTATCAAAAAGAACGATTACGACAcgtgaagaaaataaaaaggaactTACAAACAATATGCGATAATGATAGTCCCATGATGACTGGATCAGATAAAAAGATGGGGTCTCAAATAAATATTGAGGCCAGTTCAAGTGAATCAGATATCATTGCTACAAACGGGTtaagaagaagcagaaggaCACAGACAAAAGTTCAAGCAGAATATCTTTATGATTTTGACTCAGATTCATCTGCATCTTTAATGCAAAATAAAAGGAAGCTTTTGAGATCATCCAGCACCAAGAAGCGGGCCAAAAAAAGTGGTACAATTGAAGTTGGAAGTTGCAGTCAAGTAATGGAAAGTGAAAGCACTGAAAAGGACTCTGTAATTCAAAATAGAGAAAATGTCTCGAAGCCATCCAGCATGAAAAAACAGCACAATAAAAGTAATACAGTTGAAGTCACAGAAGATATATGTAATGAGAAAAACTATGATGACATAGATATTATAGCTAGCTGTCCAATTGCAAATATTAAAGAAGCAAAGAACGAAAAGGAGCAAGATGATCATGTAGATTATAAACCTTACATTACAAAGGTCTTGGAAGATTCAAAGAATAGATTCACCATGTTTAAATCACAGATCACTTATTTAcaagaaaaattcaataaagATGAGGTAGTAAATCTACAAGATGCCAATAACATAATATTTGTGCTGACTTGCATTATCAGTAAACTGAAAGAAGAATTAACCGACCATCAACATAATTTAATGGATGCTGTCATAGAATGCCGTATGCAGAATAGTCCTAATTGTATCATTTCAAGTATGCATAATGAACGATTTCTTAATAATAACCATTTACAGGTGCAAAGGAAAACACATAGTCCCTTTAATAGTGAcaaattaataagcacatcaGTCAGTAGGAAACGACCGTTGCAAATGATTAAGATTTCAAGAAACATTCTACAACCAAGTGATAAAAATTTAGTACCGCATATAAATC AAGATGTAGATGAACCGgagaataatgatattgatacaATTGATGCAAGGGACAAGACGGGAAGTCATGTTTCAGAGGTCACGTTAAATAcccttaataacaataatactCAAAAAAGATCATTGTCTCGTATAAATTCGATAGAAACCACGATACTTCCGCATCGCCCTGCAATTAATaccaaaaaaatattttccagcGTAAAGAAAGACATGTTCTCTACTAGTATGAGCAACGAAAATTTAATACAGGAGATTTTCAATGCAAACGatttaaatacaaattatCGTTCGAAATATACTgatgaaaaattacaaatgaaTTGCCGAGTATTGATAGAGAAATATAGATTATAG
- the LOC114881297 gene encoding uncharacterized protein LOC114881297 isoform X1 gives MPYNLKNKSRVFIPDSSDSDSNVTFYQKERLRHVKKIKRNLQTICDNDSPMMTGSDKKMGSQINIEASSSESDIIATNGLRRSRRTQTKVQAEYLYDFDSDSSASLMQNKRKLLRSSSTKKRAKKSGTIEVGSCSQVMESESTEKDSVIQNRENVSKPSSMKKQHNKSNTVEVTEDICNEKNYDDIDIIASCPIANIKEAKNEKEQDDHVDYKPYITKVLEDSKNRFTMFKSQITYLQEKFNKDEVVNLQDANNIIFVLTCIISKLKEELTDHQHNLMDAVIECRMQNSPNCIISSMHNERFLNNNHLQVQRKTHSPFNSDKLISTSVSRKRPLQMIKISRNILQPSDKNLVPHINRKQNNIELASKENNFLTSVQVDEDNVTVQNDKFHLSIYDEETVIDGNEKSLIGNISNMKSNLRLSKDKRKDRPIIKYDFFKNILNTQKLMQLDSDIDSTCSTLDLFFSEDVDEPENNDIDTIDARDKTGSHVSEVTLNTLNNNNTQKRSLSRINSIETTILPHRPAINTKKIFSSVKKDMFSTSMSNENLIQEIFNANDLNTNYRSKYTDEKLQMNCRVLIEKYRL, from the exons ATGCCGTATAATTTAAA AAATAAAAGCAGAGTTTTTATACCTGATAGCAGTGACTCAGATTCTAATGTTACATTCTATCAAAAAGAACGATTACGACAcgtgaagaaaataaaaaggaactTACAAACAATATGCGATAATGATAGTCCCATGATGACTGGATCAGATAAAAAGATGGGGTCTCAAATAAATATTGAGGCCAGTTCAAGTGAATCAGATATCATTGCTACAAACGGGTtaagaagaagcagaaggaCACAGACAAAAGTTCAAGCAGAATATCTTTATGATTTTGACTCAGATTCATCTGCATCTTTAATGCAAAATAAAAGGAAGCTTTTGAGATCATCCAGCACCAAGAAGCGGGCCAAAAAAAGTGGTACAATTGAAGTTGGAAGTTGCAGTCAAGTAATGGAAAGTGAAAGCACTGAAAAGGACTCTGTAATTCAAAATAGAGAAAATGTCTCGAAGCCATCCAGCATGAAAAAACAGCACAATAAAAGTAATACAGTTGAAGTCACAGAAGATATATGTAATGAGAAAAACTATGATGACATAGATATTATAGCTAGCTGTCCAATTGCAAATATTAAAGAAGCAAAGAACGAAAAGGAGCAAGATGATCATGTAGATTATAAACCTTACATTACAAAGGTCTTGGAAGATTCAAAGAATAGATTCACCATGTTTAAATCACAGATCACTTATTTAcaagaaaaattcaataaagATGAGGTAGTAAATCTACAAGATGCCAATAACATAATATTTGTGCTGACTTGCATTATCAGTAAACTGAAAGAAGAATTAACCGACCATCAACATAATTTAATGGATGCTGTCATAGAATGCCGTATGCAGAATAGTCCTAATTGTATCATTTCAAGTATGCATAATGAACGATTTCTTAATAATAACCATTTACAGGTGCAAAGGAAAACACATAGTCCCTTTAATAGTGAcaaattaataagcacatcaGTCAGTAGGAAACGACCGTTGCAAATGATTAAGATTTCAAGAAACATTCTACAACCAAGTGATAAAAATTTAGTACCGCATATAAATCGTAAgcaaaataatatagaattagcttcgaaagaaaataattttcttactTCAGTTCAAGTAGACGAAGATAACGTTACAGTACAAAATGataagtttcatttatccatTTATGATGAAGAAACGGTAATTGATGGCAATGAGAAAAGCTTAATAGGAAATATTAGTAATATGAAAAGCAATTTGCGATTGTCAAAAGACAAGCGGAAGGATCGTCCGATAATCAAATATGACTTCTTCAAAAACATATTGAATACACAAAAATTAATGCAACTTGATAGTGATATAGATAGTACGTGTAGTACACTGGATTTGTTTTTTTCAGAAGATGTAGATGAACCGgagaataatgatattgatacaATTGATGCAAGGGACAAGACGGGAAGTCATGTTTCAGAGGTCACGTTAAATAcccttaataacaataatactCAAAAAAGATCATTGTCTCGTATAAATTCGATAGAAACCACGATACTTCCGCATCGCCCTGCAATTAATaccaaaaaaatattttccagcGTAAAGAAAGACATGTTCTCTACTAGTATGAGCAACGAAAATTTAATACAGGAGATTTTCAATGCAAACGatttaaatacaaattatCGTTCGAAATATACTgatgaaaaattacaaatgaaTTGCCGAGTATTGATAGAGAAATATAGATTATAG
- the LOC114881297 gene encoding uncharacterized protein LOC114881297 isoform X2, protein MMTGSDKKMGSQINIEASSSESDIIATNGLRRSRRTQTKVQAEYLYDFDSDSSASLMQNKRKLLRSSSTKKRAKKSGTIEVGSCSQVMESESTEKDSVIQNRENVSKPSSMKKQHNKSNTVEVTEDICNEKNYDDIDIIASCPIANIKEAKNEKEQDDHVDYKPYITKVLEDSKNRFTMFKSQITYLQEKFNKDEVVNLQDANNIIFVLTCIISKLKEELTDHQHNLMDAVIECRMQNSPNCIISSMHNERFLNNNHLQVQRKTHSPFNSDKLISTSVSRKRPLQMIKISRNILQPSDKNLVPHINRKQNNIELASKENNFLTSVQVDEDNVTVQNDKFHLSIYDEETVIDGNEKSLIGNISNMKSNLRLSKDKRKDRPIIKYDFFKNILNTQKLMQLDSDIDSTCSTLDLFFSEDVDEPENNDIDTIDARDKTGSHVSEVTLNTLNNNNTQKRSLSRINSIETTILPHRPAINTKKIFSSVKKDMFSTSMSNENLIQEIFNANDLNTNYRSKYTDEKLQMNCRVLIEKYRL, encoded by the coding sequence ATGATGACTGGATCAGATAAAAAGATGGGGTCTCAAATAAATATTGAGGCCAGTTCAAGTGAATCAGATATCATTGCTACAAACGGGTtaagaagaagcagaaggaCACAGACAAAAGTTCAAGCAGAATATCTTTATGATTTTGACTCAGATTCATCTGCATCTTTAATGCAAAATAAAAGGAAGCTTTTGAGATCATCCAGCACCAAGAAGCGGGCCAAAAAAAGTGGTACAATTGAAGTTGGAAGTTGCAGTCAAGTAATGGAAAGTGAAAGCACTGAAAAGGACTCTGTAATTCAAAATAGAGAAAATGTCTCGAAGCCATCCAGCATGAAAAAACAGCACAATAAAAGTAATACAGTTGAAGTCACAGAAGATATATGTAATGAGAAAAACTATGATGACATAGATATTATAGCTAGCTGTCCAATTGCAAATATTAAAGAAGCAAAGAACGAAAAGGAGCAAGATGATCATGTAGATTATAAACCTTACATTACAAAGGTCTTGGAAGATTCAAAGAATAGATTCACCATGTTTAAATCACAGATCACTTATTTAcaagaaaaattcaataaagATGAGGTAGTAAATCTACAAGATGCCAATAACATAATATTTGTGCTGACTTGCATTATCAGTAAACTGAAAGAAGAATTAACCGACCATCAACATAATTTAATGGATGCTGTCATAGAATGCCGTATGCAGAATAGTCCTAATTGTATCATTTCAAGTATGCATAATGAACGATTTCTTAATAATAACCATTTACAGGTGCAAAGGAAAACACATAGTCCCTTTAATAGTGAcaaattaataagcacatcaGTCAGTAGGAAACGACCGTTGCAAATGATTAAGATTTCAAGAAACATTCTACAACCAAGTGATAAAAATTTAGTACCGCATATAAATCGTAAgcaaaataatatagaattagcttcgaaagaaaataattttcttactTCAGTTCAAGTAGACGAAGATAACGTTACAGTACAAAATGataagtttcatttatccatTTATGATGAAGAAACGGTAATTGATGGCAATGAGAAAAGCTTAATAGGAAATATTAGTAATATGAAAAGCAATTTGCGATTGTCAAAAGACAAGCGGAAGGATCGTCCGATAATCAAATATGACTTCTTCAAAAACATATTGAATACACAAAAATTAATGCAACTTGATAGTGATATAGATAGTACGTGTAGTACACTGGATTTGTTTTTTTCAGAAGATGTAGATGAACCGgagaataatgatattgatacaATTGATGCAAGGGACAAGACGGGAAGTCATGTTTCAGAGGTCACGTTAAATAcccttaataacaataatactCAAAAAAGATCATTGTCTCGTATAAATTCGATAGAAACCACGATACTTCCGCATCGCCCTGCAATTAATaccaaaaaaatattttccagcGTAAAGAAAGACATGTTCTCTACTAGTATGAGCAACGAAAATTTAATACAGGAGATTTTCAATGCAAACGatttaaatacaaattatCGTTCGAAATATACTgatgaaaaattacaaatgaaTTGCCGAGTATTGATAGAGAAATATAGATTATAG